In Yersinia enterocolitica subsp. enterocolitica, one DNA window encodes the following:
- a CDS encoding DsbA family protein produces the protein MAATKLHYIFDPLCGWCYGAAPLVKVAQDIPKLMLVLHGGGMMSGANRRQIDSQWRGYVMPHDRRIAQLTGQIFGDDYFNKLLNDTSVIMDSTPPIAAILAMEELAGRGAAMLHRIQHAHYVEGHRITDTRVLTELAVELGLNSDEFIHTYNTALITSSQHIAESRTLLAKVHGHGFPTFALEDEQGKITPLPANEYYGNPSGWHELLTTIVAH, from the coding sequence ATGGCAGCCACAAAGTTACATTACATTTTTGATCCACTCTGTGGCTGGTGCTATGGCGCGGCACCACTGGTAAAAGTCGCACAAGATATTCCTAAACTCATGTTGGTATTACATGGTGGCGGAATGATGTCTGGGGCTAATCGTCGCCAGATAGACAGCCAGTGGCGTGGATATGTAATGCCCCATGACCGACGTATTGCGCAGCTCACTGGGCAAATTTTTGGTGACGACTACTTTAATAAATTACTCAATGATACCTCAGTTATTATGGACTCCACGCCACCGATTGCCGCCATTCTGGCAATGGAAGAACTTGCGGGTCGCGGTGCAGCGATGCTTCATCGCATCCAACACGCTCATTATGTTGAAGGCCATCGTATTACAGATACCCGCGTATTAACTGAACTGGCGGTGGAACTTGGGCTGAATAGTGATGAATTTATTCATACCTACAATACTGCACTAATAACATCCAGCCAACATATTGCTGAAAGCCGCACATTACTGGCTAAAGTACATGGGCACGGCTTCCCAACCTTTGCGCTGGAAGACGAGCAGGGAAAAATAACGCCTTTACCTGCTAATGAATATTATGGAAATCCGTCTGGCTGGCACGAATTATTAACCACTATCGTGGCACATTAA